From a single Oreochromis niloticus isolate F11D_XX linkage group LG3, O_niloticus_UMD_NMBU, whole genome shotgun sequence genomic region:
- the LOC102079676 gene encoding uncharacterized protein LOC102079676 gives MSQPAHLRVILSEHDVQKLALPSGIPGTVEELHSVVQDTFRISGDFCLHYKDAGFGNEFFSLLSTTDIKDKDTIKVIYIQEPPTVTLTLTDVDRSFTSLADDPLQFSDDACSSTLSHDTLPVSSELETERPVQRSNGWPIEFPIPRFSTSTEILLQSGNQNFICSGTVFGTKDLITLLPDILGGLAEAIFEYTAYPSSAQLSQVAEALTKKHPCLKEPGSFHGCYGWIQRLKYKMNNFRSKLRGTGCPEIVVNSLKRKPAHEQAPAKNVKKPKKAEVNYLPPHPQGETSGSLEKERVDLLCEVTKRDNCQVIAEKMAKTFSLRRQEIVYEAPAIRNFMERWPALFDATQIKEEFKRITTVSLESTFMAKLDHCTPKLMDVVSSRGGAKGVRIRQIKDMLLEHNTIKIRREVAIRSLITYLGEKEEDLFMEFGDTEEFEANLERQVMKIAIIGDRYTPGSDHKTGTIVVEGTKILEGPDIPSCCALLMGIIYALNLSYCKELKYTFEVFQKLFLDLDGLRASAKVTSLKNSIF, from the exons ATGTCACAACCAGCCCATCTACGAGTGATTCTTTCAGAACATGATGTCCAGAAACTGGCATTACCATCTGGAATCCCTGGAACAGTTGAGGAACTTCATTCAGTTGTTCAAGATACATTTAGGATTTCTGGGGATTTCTGTTTGCATTACAAGGATGCTGGTTTTGGTAATGAGTTTTTCTCCTTGCTTTCAACAACTGACATTAAGGATAAGGACACTATCAAGGTTATCTATATCCAGGAACCCCCTACAGTAACTCTGACCTTAACAGATGTAGACAGATCCTTCACAAGCCTTGCTGATGATCCTCTTCAATTTTCTGACGATGCCTGCTCATCTACATTGTCACATGACACATTGCCTGTCTCTTCAGAATTAGAGACAGAAAGACCAGTCCAGCGATCAAATGGATGGCCCATAGAATTTCCAATCCCTCGTTTCTCTACCAGTACAGAGATTCTGCTGCAGTCCGGCAATCAAAACTTCATTTGTTCTGGGACTGTTTTTGGTACTAAAGATCTCATCACACTACTTCCAGACATCCTTGGAGGTTTAGCTGAGGCCATTTTTGAGTACACTGCTTATCCATCAAGTGCACAACTAAGTCAAGTAGCAGAGGCCTTGACTAAAAAACATCCCTGCCTCAAAGAACCAGGTTCTTTTCATGGATGTTATGGATGGATTCAGCGCCTCAAATATAAAATGAACAACTTCAGATCCAAACTTCGAGGTACTGGCTGCCCCGAAATTGTGGTGAACTCACTCAAGAGGAAACCAGCACATGAGCAGGCTCCtgctaaaaatgttaaaaagccTAAAAAGGCTGAAGTAAATTACCTACCTCCACATCCTCAAGGGGAAACAAGTGGAAGTTTGGAGAAGGAAAGAGTGGACCTCTTGTGTGAAGTGACGAAAAGGGATAATTGCCAGGTGATTGCAGAGAAAATGGCCAAGACATTCTCTCTTCGCAGGCAAGAAATCGTATATGAGGCACCCGCTATCAGGAACTTCATGGAGCGTTGGCCTGCATTATTTGATGCGACACAG ATAAAGGAAGAGTTCAAGAGAATAACCACTGTAAGCCTGGAATCCACGTTTATGGCTAAACTTGACCATTGCACCCCAAAACTGATGGATGTCGTTTCATCAAGGGGAGGAGCTAAAGGAGTGAGAATCAGGCAGATCAAGGACATGCTTCTTGAG CACAATACAATCAAAATACGCAGAGAAGTAGCCATCCGCTCCCTTATCACATACCTTGGAGAGAAGGAAGAAGACCTTTTCATGGAGTTTGGT GACACAGAAGAATTTGAGGCCAACCTAGAAAGGCAGGTGATGAAAATTGCCATCATCGGTGACCGGTATACCCCTGGATCTGACCACAAGACTGGAACCATTGTGGTGGAGGGAACAAAAATCCTGGAAGGCCCGGATATCCCAAGTTGTTGTGCGTTACTCATGGGCATAATATATGCTCTCAATCTGAGCTATTGCAAGGAACTGAAATATACTTTCGAAGTCTTTCAGAAGCTGTTCCTTGACCTTGATGGACTGAGAGCcagtgcaaaagtaacaagTCTCAAGAACAGTATTTTCTAA